A stretch of the Aegilops tauschii subsp. strangulata cultivar AL8/78 chromosome 4, Aet v6.0, whole genome shotgun sequence genome encodes the following:
- the LOC109740587 gene encoding UDP-arabinopyranose mutase 1: MAGTVTVPGSSVPSTPLLKDELDIVIPTIRNLDFLEMWRPFFQPYHLIIVQDGDPSKVIKVPEGFDYELYNRNDINRILGPKASCISFKDSACRCFGYMVSKKKYVFTIDDDCFVAKDPSGKDINALEQHIKNLLSPSTPFFFNTLYDPYREGADFVRGYPFSLREGAPTAVSHGLWLNIPDYDAPTQMVKPRERNSRYVDAVLTIPKGTLFPMCGMNLAFDRQLIGPAMYFGLMGDGQPIGRYDDMWAGWCVKVICDHLSLGVKTGLPYLWHSKASNPFVNLKKEYKGIFWQEDIIPFFQNATLSKECDTVQKCYISLSEQVKEKLGKIDPYFVKLADAMVTWIEAWDELNPSDAVVAAGNGKAAAK; the protein is encoded by the exons ATGGCAGGGACGGTGACTGTGCCCGGATCGTCGGTGCCATCGACGCCGCTGCTCAAGGACGAGCTGGACATCGTGATCCCGACCATCCGCAATCTCGACTTCCTCGAGATGTGGCGCCCCTTCTTCCAGCCGTACCACCTCATCATCGTCCAGGACGGCGACCCCAGCAAGGTCATCAAGGTTCCCGAGGGCTTCGACTACGAGCTCTACAACCGCAACGACATCAACCGCATTCTTGGCCCCAAGGCCTCATGCATCTCCTTCAAGGACTCCGCGTGCCGCTGCTTCGGCTACATGGTCTCGAAGAAGAAGTACGTCttcaccatcgacgacgactgcTTC GTGGCCAAGGACCCATCTGGCAAAGACATCAATGCTCTTGAGCAGCACATCAAGAACCTCCTCAGCCCGTCCACACCGTTTTTCTTCAACACCTTGTATGACCCCTACCGTGAAGGCGCGGACTTTGTCCGTGGATACCCCTTCAGCCTTAGGGAGGGTGCCCCCACCGCGGTCTCTCATGGCCTTTGGCTGAACATCCCTGACTATGATGCACCCACACAGATGGTCAAGCCTCGTGAGAGGAACAGCAG GTATGTTGATGCCGTCCTGACTATTCCCAAGGGAACACTGTTCCCCATGTGTGGCATGAACCTCGCCTTTGACCGTCAGCTCATTGGCCCTGCAATGTACTTTGGCCTCATGGGTGATGGCCAGCCTATTGGTCGCTACGATGATATGTGGGCTGGATGGTGCGTCAAG GTCATCTGCGACCACTTGAGCCTTGGAGTGAAGACTGGCCTGCCATACCTGTGGCACAGCAAGGCTAGCAACCCATTTGTCAACTTGAAGAAAGAGTACAAGGGCATCTTCTGGCAGGAGGACATCATCCCCTTCTTCCAGAACGCCACCCTCTCCAAGGAGTGTGACACAGTCCAGAAGTGCTACATCTCACTCTCGGAGCAGGTCAAGGAGAAGCTTGGCAAGATTGACCCTTACTTCGTGAAGCTTGCTGATGCCATGGTCACCTGGATCGAGGCCTGGGACGAGCTGAACCCATCTGATGCTGTCGTTGCTGCTGGGAACGGCAAGGCAGCAGCCAAGTAG